A segment of the Thermoplasmata archaeon genome:
GCGCTCGTGGTCGCGACCGGCCTCTGGACGTTCTTCGCGGTGTTCTTCCGCGACCCGGAGCGCGCGCCCGGCGAGGGGATCGTCTCGGCGGCGGACGGCGTGGTGCGAGCGGTCGAGCGGGAGGGCGAGCGCTGGCGGATCTCTGTCTTCATGAACGTGACGGACGTCCACGTGAACCGGCTGCCGCTGGACGCGAGGATCGAAGGCATCGAGGACGGGGGCGCGGGGTTCCGTCCGGCCTACCGGCCGGACGCGGAGCATAACGTCCAGCGCGCCTACGCGCTGGCCACGCGGCTGGGCTCGGTCGAGGTCGTGCAGATGACGGGGATCCTCGCGCGGCGACTGGTATCGTTCGTGCCGGTCGGATGGGACGGTCGCAAGGGCGATCGCTTCGGCATGATCGTCCTCGGCTCGCGGGTCGACGTGGTGTTGCCCGCGGACCGGCTGACGCCGACGGTCCGCGTCGGCGACCGGATGCGGGCGGGTACGACGACGATCGCC
Coding sequences within it:
- a CDS encoding phosphatidylserine decarboxylase; amino-acid sequence: MFAPGAGRPLAAAAAVLVVIAAFVGVGVFPRLLGVLVALVVATGLWTFFAVFFRDPERAPGEGIVSAADGVVRAVEREGERWRISVFMNVTDVHVNRLPLDARIEGIEDGGAGFRPAYRPDAEHNVQRAYALATRLGSVEVVQMTGILARRLVSFVPVGWDGRKGDRFGMIVLGSRVDVVLPADRLTPTVRVGDRMRAGTTTIAREGS